In the genome of Ctenopharyngodon idella isolate HZGC_01 chromosome 19, HZGC01, whole genome shotgun sequence, one region contains:
- the xkr8.3 gene encoding XK-related protein 8.3, with product MERATFSKYSWLDFVFTVIGVCTFLFDVGSDLWVAQEFFMHGEFMWFGVLVGFMLMSSVIIQLFSWFWLKYDRPLENFESQASSGNIVLLSEAKRVKLLLFLHVCQLGFFIRHVSAIWQGFRVWWRGGSGSEYAVYLTHDLSMLRLIETFCESAPQLTLMMYIMLRSNHARIVQCVSVVASTTSVAWMVVDYHRSLRSFLPDKDKQGWLSSVVYFFWNLFLIGPRVAAVALFASVLPCYIAAHFLSLWPFFVLWAWRQGTDFMDSIGGEWLYRATIGLIWYFSWFNVSEGHTRGRSFIYHTFMISDTGILLATWWFYRDAEMTQSYAISLIISIPLCYVLGLMIKVLYYCCFHPKLWWPPDLRKFSDDVSDGGEPHIFMQADGASDGREEPHNVVRADGASDGGEEPHNVVRADGASDGGEEPHNVVQASGASFQRFNKRMSQHAANFYTTNTSSAIKTNECGTNNVSVL from the exons ATGGAGCGCGCGACTTTTTCTAAGTATTCCTGGCTGGactttgtttttactgtgatcGGCGTGTGCACGTTTCTGTTTGACGTGGGCTCGGATCTGTGGGTGGCTCAGGAGTTCTTCATGCATGGAGAGTTCATGTGGTTCGGGGTTTTGGTGGGCTTCATGCTCATGTCATCTGTCATAATTCAGCTGTTTAGCTGGTTTTGGCTGAAGTATGATCGTCCTTTGGAGAATTTTGAGTCTCAGGCGTCCTCCGGGAACATCGTTCTGTTAAGTGAAGCGAAAAGAGTAAAATTGTTGCTGTTCCTGCATGTTTGTCAGCTGGGTTTCTTCATCAG GCATGTATCAGCTATCTGGCAGGGCTTTCGTGTGTGGTGGAGAGGGGGGAGTGGGTCTGAGTATGCAGTTTATCTGACCCATGACCTCAGCATGCTGCGTCTCATTGAGACGTTCTGCGAGAGCGCTCCCCAGCTCACCCTCATGATGTACATCATGCTACGCAGCAACCACGCAAGGATAGTACAAT GTGTGAGTGTGGTCGCCTCCACTACTTCTGTAGCCTGGATGGTAGTGGACTATCATCGGTCGCTCCGTTCATTTCTGCCTGACAAGGACAAGCAGGGTTGGTTGTCCTCTGTGGTCTACTTCTTCTGGAACCTCTTTCTAATTGGCCCACGTGTAGCTGCGGTTGCTCTCTTTGCTTCTGTGTTGCCTTGCTACATTGCTGCTCACTTCCTGTCTTTGTGGCCTTTCTTTGTGTTATGGGCCTGGAGGCAGGGTACTGATTTCATGGACAGCATAGGGGGAGAATGGCTCTACCGGGCCACCATAGGTCTTATCTGGTACTTCAGCTGGTTTAATGTGTCTGAAGGACACACCAGAGGCAGGAGTTTCATCTACCACACATTTATGATCTCAGACACTGGCATCCTGTTGGCCACATGGTGGTTTTACCGTGATGCAGAGATGACCCAGTCGTACGCCATTAGTCTGATTATCTCCATCCCACTTTGTTATGTCTTGGGCTTAATGATAAAAGTTCTCTACTATTGCTGTTTTCACCCCAAATTGTGGTGGCCTCCGGATTTGAGGAAATTTTCAGATGATGTATCAGATGGAGGGGAGCCACACATCTTTATGCAGGCCGATGGTGCTTCGGATGGAAGGGAGGAGCCACACAACGTTGTTCGGGCCGATGGTGCTTCGGATGGAGGGGAGGAGCCACACAACGTTGTTCGGGCCGATGGTGCTTCGGATGGAGGGGAGGAGCCACACAACGTTGTTCAGGCCAGTGGTGCTTCTTTTCAAAGATTTAACAAGAGGATGAGCCAACATGCTGCTAACTTTTACACAACAAACACCTCCTCTGcaattaaaacaaatgaatgtGGAACAAATAATGTATCGGTACTCTAA